A genome region from Schaalia sp. 19OD2882 includes the following:
- a CDS encoding CE1758 family FMN-dependent luciferase-like monooxygenase: MQFGIFTVSDLTTDPTTGHTPDDAERIAATLTIARHAEEVGLDVFALGEHHNPPFWSSSPTTTLAAIAAATTTLKLSTATTLITTNDPVKIAEDHAMLQYVSGGRNDLMMGRGNTGPVYPWFGKDIRDGIALAVENYALLRQLWDQEVVTWQGRFRTPLRQFTATPRPLDGIAPFVWHGSIRSPEIAEQAAYYGDGFFHNNIFWPPEHTARMVALYRERFEHHGHGPAERAIVGLGGQVFMRPKSQDAIAEFRPYFDNAPVYGHGPSMEEFMRDTPLTVGSPAQVIERTLALRDLVGDYQRQLFLVDHAGLPLRTVLEQIDMLGEVVEQLRPEFEALRAPGVPSDPPTHAARLQARVGVGAASSVTAHLEDAGRIREEVRAGRPWSARSAESTGTSENEGEVAR, from the coding sequence GTGCAATTCGGCATCTTCACCGTCTCCGACCTGACCACCGACCCCACCACCGGCCACACGCCCGACGACGCCGAGCGCATCGCCGCCACCTTGACCATCGCCCGCCACGCCGAAGAGGTCGGCCTCGACGTCTTCGCCCTGGGAGAGCACCACAACCCGCCGTTCTGGTCCTCCTCCCCCACGACCACCCTGGCCGCCATCGCCGCAGCCACCACCACCCTCAAACTCTCCACCGCCACCACCCTCATCACGACGAACGACCCGGTCAAGATCGCCGAGGACCACGCGATGCTCCAGTACGTCTCGGGCGGACGCAACGACCTCATGATGGGCCGCGGCAACACCGGCCCCGTGTACCCGTGGTTCGGCAAGGACATCCGCGACGGCATCGCCCTGGCGGTGGAGAACTACGCCCTGCTGCGCCAACTGTGGGACCAGGAGGTCGTCACCTGGCAGGGACGCTTCCGCACGCCACTGCGCCAATTCACCGCGACCCCCCGCCCCTTGGACGGCATCGCCCCCTTCGTCTGGCACGGCTCGATCCGCTCCCCCGAGATCGCCGAGCAGGCCGCCTACTACGGGGACGGCTTCTTCCACAACAACATCTTCTGGCCGCCCGAGCACACCGCCCGCATGGTCGCCCTGTACCGCGAGCGCTTCGAACACCATGGACACGGGCCGGCCGAACGCGCCATCGTGGGCCTTGGCGGCCAAGTGTTCATGCGTCCGAAGTCCCAGGACGCCATCGCCGAATTCCGCCCCTACTTCGACAACGCCCCCGTCTACGGCCACGGCCCGTCGATGGAGGAATTCATGCGGGACACTCCGCTGACCGTCGGCTCACCCGCCCAAGTCATCGAACGCACGCTGGCCCTGCGCGACCTTGTCGGCGACTACCAGCGTCAGCTCTTCCTCGTCGACCACGCGGGGCTGCCTCTGCGCACGGTCCTGGAGCAGATCGACATGCTCGGTGAGGTGGTCGAACAGCTGCGCCCCGAGTTCGAGGCCCTGCGCGCACCCGGCGTCCCCTCCGACCCGCCCACCCATGCGGCCCGCCTCCAGGCGCGCGTCGGCGTGGGTGCCGCGTCCTCGGTGACCGCCCATCTGGAAGACGCCGGACGGATCCGCGAGGAGGTGCGGGCCGGCCGTCCTTGGTCCGCCAGGTCCGCCGAATCCACCGGAACCTCCGAGAACGAGGGCGAGGTCGCGCGATGA
- a CDS encoding Lsr2 family protein, producing the protein MKKTQVVLIDDIDGSVGESTIPFSFKGVNYEIDLSAENLAKFESELAEWIGAARRVGGRAIGTRGRKSAGTGGRTAQIREWARGQGLKVSDRGRIPAEIVEAFEKANA; encoded by the coding sequence ATGAAGAAGACCCAGGTGGTCCTCATCGACGACATTGACGGATCCGTGGGAGAATCCACCATCCCGTTCTCGTTCAAGGGCGTCAACTACGAGATCGACCTGTCGGCGGAGAATCTGGCGAAGTTCGAGTCCGAGCTTGCCGAGTGGATCGGTGCCGCACGTCGCGTCGGTGGACGGGCCATCGGCACCCGTGGCCGCAAGTCTGCCGGAACGGGTGGGCGCACTGCGCAGATCCGCGAATGGGCCCGCGGGCAGGGCCTCAAGGTTTCCGACCGTGGTCGTATTCCTGCGGAGATCGTCGAAGCCTTCGAGAAGGCCAACGCCTGA
- a CDS encoding phosphoglyceromutase, giving the protein MTYTLVLLRHGESEWNAKNLFTGWVDVPLSDKGRTEAAHGGELLKEAGVLPDVLFTSMLRRAIMTANLALDAADRHWIPVLRHWRLNERHYGALQGKNKKEIRDEYGEDQFMQWRRSYDVPPPAIEAGSEFSQDTDPRYAGEPIPATECLKDVLERLLPYWEETIVPEIRTGKTVMIAAHGNSLRAIVKHLDQISDDEIAGVNIPTGVPLVYELDEETLQPVKKGGRYLDPEAEAKIAAVANQGK; this is encoded by the coding sequence ATGACCTACACATTGGTGCTGCTCCGCCACGGCGAGAGCGAATGGAATGCGAAGAACCTGTTCACCGGCTGGGTTGACGTGCCCCTGTCCGACAAGGGACGCACCGAGGCCGCGCACGGCGGCGAGCTGCTCAAGGAGGCTGGCGTCCTGCCCGACGTCCTGTTCACCTCGATGCTTCGTCGCGCCATCATGACCGCCAACCTTGCACTGGATGCCGCGGACCGCCACTGGATCCCGGTCCTGCGTCACTGGCGTCTGAACGAGCGCCACTACGGCGCCCTGCAGGGCAAGAACAAGAAGGAGATCCGCGACGAGTACGGCGAGGACCAGTTCATGCAGTGGCGCAGGTCCTACGACGTGCCGCCGCCCGCCATCGAGGCCGGCTCGGAGTTCTCGCAGGACACCGACCCGCGCTACGCCGGTGAACCGATCCCCGCGACCGAGTGCCTCAAGGACGTCCTGGAGCGCCTCCTGCCCTACTGGGAGGAGACCATCGTCCCCGAGATCCGCACCGGCAAGACCGTGATGATTGCCGCCCACGGCAACTCGCTGCGCGCCATCGTCAAGCACCTCGACCAGATCTCCGACGACGAGATCGCCGGTGTCAACATCCCCACCGGTGTCCCGCTGGTCTACGAGCTGGACGAGGAGACCCTGCAGCCCGTCAAGAAGGGCGGTCGTTACCTGGATCCCGAGGCCGAGGCGAAGATTGCCGCCGTGGCCAACCAGGGCAAGTGA
- a CDS encoding CarD family transcriptional regulator → MSFAIGQTVVYPHHGAATIEEIATRQIRGEEKTYLTLRVSQGDLTIKVPAENVDLVGVRDVVDEEGLEKVLAVLRAPYVEEPTNWSRRYKANQEKIATGDIVKVSEVVRDLTRRDDQKKLSTGEKRMLTKARQILTSELALARNIDKAAAAQRLDEILAEGRMDEDAAAAEDAAGTAQPTTSQD, encoded by the coding sequence ATGTCTTTCGCCATCGGTCAGACTGTCGTCTACCCGCACCACGGGGCGGCGACGATCGAGGAGATCGCGACCCGTCAGATCCGAGGCGAGGAGAAGACCTACCTGACCCTGCGCGTGTCCCAGGGCGATCTGACGATCAAGGTTCCCGCCGAGAACGTCGACCTGGTCGGGGTCCGTGACGTCGTCGACGAGGAGGGTCTGGAAAAGGTTCTCGCAGTCCTGCGCGCTCCCTACGTCGAAGAGCCCACCAACTGGTCGCGCCGGTACAAGGCCAACCAGGAGAAGATCGCCACCGGCGACATCGTCAAGGTCTCCGAGGTCGTGCGCGACCTGACCCGCCGCGACGACCAGAAGAAGCTTTCCACCGGCGAAAAGCGGATGCTCACCAAGGCCCGCCAGATCCTCACCTCCGAGTTGGCCCTGGCGCGCAACATCGACAAGGCCGCCGCCGCCCAGCGCCTCGATGAAATCCTGGCCGAAGGCCGCATGGACGAGGATGCGGCGGCAGCGGAGGACGCCGCAGGCACCGCCCAGCCCACGACCTCCCAGGACTGA